The following proteins are encoded in a genomic region of Acidobacteriota bacterium:
- a CDS encoding MHS family MFS transporter, producing the protein MSETAGDLGAFYNDQITKRMIWKVIGASAVGTMIEWYDFYIFGSLAGIIAPLFYPPGNDTFAYIAYLATFAVGFVVRPFGALFFGRIGDIVGRKYAFLVTLLIMGGATAVIGFLPTYSQIGIAAPIILLLIRVLQGLALGGEYGGAAVYVAEHVPDNRRGFYTSFIQITATLGLFLSLAVILTVQNMMSPEQFAGKADGISGWRIPFLISILLVGVSLYIRLRMKESPIFEQVKTAGMTSTNPLVEAFTKWKNLKIVLISLFGATAGQGVVWYTGQFYALFYLQKILNVDATSANYIIAVALLLGMPLFVVFGALSDRIGRKWIIMAGLLLAVFTYLPIYHAMQSAAGSNIETATSQTNPATGEKSLTPLARNNEGVLVPAPKVLVYTSFSDLMSNITAWMLILLVFIQVIWVTMVYGPIAAYLVEAFPAKIRYTALSLPYHIGNGVFGGLLPLIGVSVIAQTGNIYAGLYYPMAIAAITLIVGTIFLKETHGHKIWAEVENKGS; encoded by the coding sequence ATGAGCGAAACAGCAGGCGATCTCGGCGCGTTCTATAACGATCAGATAACCAAAAGAATGATCTGGAAGGTCATAGGCGCTTCGGCTGTCGGCACCATGATCGAGTGGTACGATTTTTATATCTTCGGCAGCCTTGCCGGAATCATCGCACCGCTGTTCTATCCGCCGGGGAACGATACGTTCGCGTATATCGCCTATTTGGCGACCTTTGCGGTAGGATTTGTCGTAAGGCCGTTCGGAGCGTTGTTTTTCGGGCGGATCGGCGATATTGTTGGGCGAAAATACGCGTTTCTCGTGACGCTGCTGATAATGGGCGGAGCGACGGCGGTGATCGGATTTTTGCCGACGTATTCGCAGATCGGCATTGCGGCACCCATCATTTTGCTGCTCATCCGCGTTTTGCAAGGCCTCGCACTCGGCGGCGAATACGGCGGAGCGGCTGTCTATGTAGCCGAACACGTGCCCGATAACAGACGCGGATTTTACACCTCGTTTATTCAAATTACTGCGACGTTGGGGCTGTTTCTATCCCTCGCCGTCATTTTGACTGTGCAGAATATGATGTCACCGGAGCAATTTGCCGGCAAGGCAGACGGCATTAGCGGTTGGCGGATACCTTTCCTGATCTCCATTCTTCTCGTAGGTGTGTCGCTCTACATTCGCCTCCGAATGAAGGAATCACCGATCTTTGAACAGGTCAAAACGGCTGGTATGACCTCAACGAATCCGCTAGTCGAGGCCTTTACGAAGTGGAAAAATCTCAAGATCGTCCTCATCTCGCTATTTGGGGCGACCGCCGGACAGGGAGTGGTTTGGTACACCGGGCAGTTTTATGCTCTGTTTTACCTGCAGAAGATACTAAACGTCGATGCGACGTCCGCAAACTACATCATCGCCGTTGCTCTACTTCTCGGAATGCCTTTATTTGTTGTTTTCGGAGCACTCAGCGATCGGATCGGCCGGAAATGGATAATCATGGCCGGCTTGCTGCTGGCAGTGTTTACTTATCTGCCGATCTATCACGCGATGCAGTCGGCGGCCGGTTCCAATATCGAAACGGCGACTTCGCAGACAAATCCGGCGACCGGCGAAAAATCGCTCACGCCGCTCGCACGTAATAACGAAGGTGTATTGGTTCCGGCACCAAAGGTCCTAGTTTATACCTCTTTCAGCGATCTGATGTCGAATATAACAGCATGGATGCTGATCTTGCTCGTCTTTATCCAAGTCATCTGGGTGACTATGGTTTACGGCCCGATCGCCGCGTATCTGGTCGAGGCTTTTCCGGCGAAGATCCGCTATACGGCACTCTCCCTGCCGTATCATATCGGCAATGGCGTGTTCGGCGGCTTGCTGCCGCTGATCGGCGTTTCGGTGATCGCTCAGACCGGAAACATCTACGCGGGGCTTTATTATCCTATGGCGATCGCGGCGATCACGCTAATTGTTGGTACGATCTTTCTCAAAGAAACTCACGGACATAAGATCTGGGCCGAGGTTGAGAACAAGGGATCTTAG
- a CDS encoding amino acid decarboxylase, giving the protein MSERSEKFGDMPTADFRKFGYQIIDQLADYFDSMENYPVLSQVEPDWLKSNLPASAPEAGEDFGEILGDVDRLIMPAVTHWNHPNFHGLFSTSTSSVGVFGEMFTAAFDMKAMLWRTSPASTELEDVVLDWLRQMMALPADFEGIIYDTASVSTMHAIAAAREKAGFNIRDKGMSGRSDVPLLRLYASEHVHSSIDKGVITLGLGLRSLRKIECNERFEMIPEKLAEAIDQDIAAGFKPICVIPTIGTTSTSSIDPVDAIADICEKYGIWLHVDTAYAGSTAIVPEMQPLFAGWERADSIVVNPHKWLFTPFDLSVLYCKDLSELKEAFSLVAEYLKTSDEQTVKNGMDYGIQLGRRFRALKLWFVIRYFGREGLIARLREHCRLARLFASWVEESGKWELLAPVPFALVCFRACPDSVEDLNALNEKIMNDINASGEAYLSHTKLNGKYTLRLSVGSIRVEERHLTKVWNILNERLEKLA; this is encoded by the coding sequence ATGAGTGAAAGATCAGAAAAATTCGGCGATATGCCGACCGCAGACTTTCGAAAGTTCGGCTATCAGATCATCGACCAGCTCGCCGACTATTTCGATTCGATGGAAAATTATCCGGTACTTTCGCAAGTCGAGCCCGATTGGCTCAAGAGCAATCTGCCCGCGTCTGCACCTGAAGCAGGTGAAGATTTTGGCGAGATACTCGGCGATGTTGACCGCTTGATAATGCCAGCCGTCACGCATTGGAACCATCCGAACTTCCATGGCCTGTTTTCGACTTCGACCAGCAGCGTCGGGGTTTTCGGCGAGATGTTTACGGCGGCCTTCGATATGAAAGCAATGCTATGGCGGACATCGCCGGCATCGACCGAGCTCGAAGACGTCGTGCTCGACTGGCTCCGCCAGATGATGGCACTGCCTGCAGATTTCGAGGGCATCATCTACGACACCGCATCGGTCTCGACCATGCATGCCATCGCGGCGGCTCGCGAAAAGGCCGGGTTTAATATTCGCGACAAAGGTATGAGCGGCCGCAGCGACGTTCCGCTGCTGCGTCTCTATGCCAGCGAACACGTACATTCATCGATCGACAAAGGCGTCATCACCCTCGGCCTCGGCCTGCGATCCTTACGAAAGATCGAATGCAACGAACGGTTCGAGATGATCCCCGAAAAATTGGCGGAGGCAATAGACCAGGACATCGCGGCAGGATTCAAACCGATCTGCGTTATCCCAACCATCGGGACGACCTCGACCTCAAGCATCGATCCGGTCGACGCGATCGCCGACATCTGCGAAAAATACGGTATTTGGCTCCACGTCGATACGGCATACGCAGGTTCGACCGCGATCGTGCCTGAGATGCAGCCGCTGTTTGCCGGTTGGGAACGTGCCGATTCGATCGTCGTAAATCCGCACAAATGGCTGTTTACGCCCTTCGATCTGTCAGTGCTTTATTGCAAAGACTTGAGCGAGCTAAAGGAGGCCTTCTCGCTCGTTGCCGAGTATCTCAAGACCAGCGACGAACAGACGGTAAAGAACGGTATGGACTACGGCATCCAGCTAGGACGCAGGTTTAGAGCGTTGAAGTTATGGTTCGTCATCCGCTATTTTGGCCGCGAAGGCCTAATTGCAAGGCTTCGAGAACACTGCCGCCTCGCACGTCTTTTCGCCTCTTGGGTCGAAGAAAGCGGCAAATGGGAACTCCTCGCGCCCGTGCCATTTGCGCTTGTCTGCTTTCGGGCTTGTCCTGACAGTGTCGAAGACCTAAATGCCCTGAACGAGAAGATCATGAACGACATCAACGCCTCAGGCGAAGCTTACCTTTCGCATACAAAACTAAACGGAAAATACACTCTGCGATTATCAGTAGGCAGCATCCGCGTAGAAGAGCGGCATCTAACAAAGGTCTGGAATATTCTCAATGAAAGGTTAGAGAAATTGGCCTGA
- a CDS encoding zinc dependent phospholipase C family protein, translating to MKHTVRRSRKFNISIAFGLCILLGNSGLAFAWKPTTHVYLAEVALADAIDDGMVTIERLDPATGKVVGVLGKYAVDAAVLDALKKNPDQYRAGVLGPDAYPDILTGQQVIHPPTNPDGSNRWLEYLWSNSDGSPAIKAFAVGYLTHAAGDMFGHTFINNFTGGAFTFKPPENAKKHILLESYVGKRVPDPTFGASIASVEDFVYQKLVDARPGTYLDKELLIKDGVGTDASIPRVYSTLRAELEADVVKLIADAEKCKPWDPKCSAVLNRAEAKYKKAWIKDIDAGLKAWVTTSDLAAKALFFNPEKKTDVDKAQAIFDDYVNRHLISMSGPPDEVGDLRRLSGKFGDVIAKAIPDELVEPIRKFKQNLYDVVIKRATGMTSEELKRYSTEPETYFDTEMTKGQGQLIDRNKFDKEMIFIQPSDKTIDYRSVGAAYNTAVMSKLC from the coding sequence ATGAAACACACCGTACGGCGGTCAAGGAAGTTCAATATTTCGATCGCATTTGGCCTATGCATATTACTTGGCAATTCGGGTTTGGCGTTCGCCTGGAAACCGACGACGCATGTCTATCTTGCCGAAGTAGCCCTTGCGGACGCGATCGATGATGGAATGGTGACGATCGAGCGGCTTGATCCGGCGACTGGCAAAGTTGTCGGTGTCCTAGGCAAATATGCAGTCGATGCGGCGGTGCTCGATGCTCTGAAGAAAAATCCCGACCAGTATCGTGCCGGCGTACTTGGGCCGGATGCATATCCCGACATTCTGACGGGCCAGCAGGTGATACATCCGCCGACAAATCCGGACGGCTCGAACCGCTGGCTCGAATATCTGTGGTCAAATTCGGACGGTTCGCCGGCGATCAAGGCGTTCGCCGTTGGTTATCTGACGCATGCCGCAGGCGATATGTTCGGGCATACGTTCATCAACAATTTCACCGGCGGTGCTTTTACGTTCAAGCCGCCCGAGAATGCAAAGAAACACATACTGCTCGAAAGCTACGTGGGCAAACGCGTGCCCGATCCGACATTTGGTGCAAGCATCGCCAGTGTCGAGGACTTTGTCTATCAAAAATTGGTCGACGCACGGCCGGGCACTTATCTTGATAAGGAACTGCTGATAAAGGACGGCGTGGGCACTGACGCCTCGATACCGCGTGTTTATTCGACGCTGCGAGCAGAGCTTGAGGCAGATGTCGTTAAACTTATTGCTGACGCTGAGAAATGTAAGCCGTGGGACCCGAAATGCAGTGCCGTGCTTAACAGAGCCGAAGCAAAATACAAAAAGGCTTGGATCAAAGACATCGACGCCGGGCTAAAGGCTTGGGTCACGACCAGCGACCTCGCCGCAAAGGCACTTTTCTTCAATCCTGAGAAAAAGACGGACGTCGATAAGGCACAGGCGATATTCGACGACTATGTAAATCGTCATCTGATCTCAATGTCGGGCCCGCCGGATGAGGTCGGCGATCTCAGACGCCTGAGCGGCAAATTTGGCGATGTGATCGCAAAGGCGATCCCCGACGAACTCGTAGAACCGATACGAAAATTCAAACAGAACCTGTACGACGTGGTGATCAAGCGTGCGACCGGTATGACCAGCGAAGAGCTAAAGCGTTATTCGACCGAACCCGAGACCTATTTCGACACCGAAATGACAAAGGGACAGGGGCAGTTGATCGACCGAAACAAGTTTGACAAAGAAATGATCTTTATACAGCCCTCCGACAAAACTATCGACTACCGGAGCGTCGGAGCCGCCTACAATACCGCGGTGATGAGTAAACTTTGCTGA
- a CDS encoding thioredoxin family protein, giving the protein MKKLLLIMVVAIAANLAVYGQKKVVKRPVAKPKVVKPTVRPTASPFVREKFDPLRDPTADLAAAIISAAKENKRIILDVGGEWCGWCVYMDKFFYQNPELAKLRDDNYVWMKVNMSPENENSAFLSTYPEPSGYPHLYVLDDKGNMIHSQDTSPLESGKYYDLAKFTEFLKAWAPKKSTAKH; this is encoded by the coding sequence ATGAAAAAACTCCTGCTCATCATGGTGGTTGCGATCGCGGCAAACCTTGCGGTTTACGGCCAAAAAAAGGTGGTCAAACGTCCCGTTGCGAAGCCAAAGGTGGTAAAACCAACGGTAAGGCCAACCGCATCGCCATTTGTCCGCGAAAAATTTGACCCGCTTCGCGACCCAACAGCCGATCTTGCCGCCGCGATTATCTCCGCGGCCAAAGAAAACAAACGCATTATCCTCGATGTCGGCGGCGAATGGTGCGGCTGGTGTGTGTACATGGACAAGTTCTTCTATCAGAACCCTGAACTCGCCAAACTCCGCGATGATAACTATGTTTGGATGAAAGTAAACATGAGCCCGGAAAACGAAAATTCGGCCTTTTTGTCGACCTATCCTGAACCTAGCGGCTATCCGCATCTTTACGTTCTGGACGATAAGGGCAATATGATCCATTCGCAGGATACATCACCTCTGGAGTCCGGCAAGTACTACGACCTTGCGAAATTCACTGAGTTTCTCAAGGCATGGGCGCCAAAAAAGTCTACCGCCAAACACTAA
- a CDS encoding Dabb family protein — MMLTHIVCWKYKPETGEASRNEHRARLLALVGVIPEIIDLNVGEDILQLERSYDTGLVSTFADREALDRYTVHPDHQEVAALGREIADRVVSVDFLS, encoded by the coding sequence ATGATGTTGACCCATATAGTTTGCTGGAAATATAAACCGGAGACTGGCGAAGCGAGCCGAAACGAACATCGTGCCCGGCTGCTGGCACTTGTCGGGGTGATACCTGAGATCATCGATCTCAATGTCGGTGAGGACATCCTGCAACTTGAACGCTCGTACGATACCGGACTTGTCTCAACATTTGCCGACCGTGAGGCGCTCGATCGGTACACCGTTCATCCTGATCACCAAGAGGTCGCGGCCTTGGGCCGTGAGATCGCCGACCGCGTTGTGTCGGTTGATTTTCTGTCATGA
- a CDS encoding SRPBCC family protein — MKFVKETVINATPERVFAFHELPDAFSRLVPPWEDAKIIQKANISVIGSQAIIDTKLFGLITTRWVAEHTAYDPPRMFEDIQVSGPFAKWRHRHIVEPHPGGAILRDEIEYDPPFWFLGVIAAPFAVVPKLEKMFAYRHDVTKKWCEGEY; from the coding sequence ATGAAGTTTGTAAAAGAGACCGTCATCAACGCGACGCCCGAAAGGGTATTTGCTTTTCACGAATTGCCAGATGCATTCTCGCGTCTGGTACCGCCGTGGGAAGACGCAAAGATCATTCAAAAGGCCAACATATCGGTCATTGGGTCGCAGGCAATAATTGACACGAAGCTATTTGGATTGATAACCACGCGTTGGGTTGCGGAACACACGGCATATGATCCGCCGCGGATGTTTGAAGATATTCAGGTCAGCGGCCCTTTCGCAAAATGGCGGCACCGCCATATTGTCGAGCCGCATCCGGGCGGAGCAATCCTCCGCGACGAGATCGAATACGATCCGCCCTTTTGGTTTCTGGGGGTGATCGCGGCACCATTTGCAGTCGTGCCGAAGCTGGAGAAGATGTTCGCCTACCGCCACGACGTGACCAAGAAGTGGTGCGAAGGTGAATACTAA